The genomic DNA AGTGAACAAGGAGCGGATCTACCAGTACTTCGGCGGCAAGCAGCAGCTGTTCGGCGCCGTCCTGACCCAGGAACTGGAGAAACTGGCCGCGGCCGTGCCGCTGGACGCCGGACTGGCCGCCGACCTCGGCGAGTACACCGGACGCGTCTTCGACTACCACAGCGCGCACCCGCACTTCGTGCGCCTCCTGCACTGGGAGGGCCTGCAGGCCGGGGACGACCAGGTGGCCGCCGAGGCGCAGCGGGCCGCCCACTACGCCGACAAGGTCGCCGCGCTGGCCGCCGCGCAGCACGCCGGGACGCTCGGCGACGCGATCCCCCCGGCAGAACTGCTGTACGCGGTGATCGCGCTGGCCGGCTGGTGGTTCTCGACACCCCAGCTCGCACAGATGATCATGGCGGGCACGGCGGACGACGGCCCGCGGACCCGGCGGGAGGCGCTGGTGCGCCTGGTACGCAAGCTGACCGCCTGAGCCGCACGCCAGGCCCCCGGCCCATGGGAAAGAACGCACCTACCGTTCCGCCGAGCACACCCGGGCCGCCCCCGGCCTGCCGGCGTGAAAGCTTCCGTGAAGCAGCGGATCCGGG from Streptosporangium sp. NBC_01756 includes the following:
- a CDS encoding TetR family transcriptional regulator — protein: MAWDTAKTKQLLLDAAVGEFAEHGPQGARVDRVAAKAGVNKERIYQYFGGKQQLFGAVLTQELEKLAAAVPLDAGLAADLGEYTGRVFDYHSAHPHFVRLLHWEGLQAGDDQVAAEAQRAAHYADKVAALAAAQHAGTLGDAIPPAELLYAVIALAGWWFSTPQLAQMIMAGTADDGPRTRREALVRLVRKLTA